In the Corynebacterium suedekumii genome, one interval contains:
- the purN gene encoding phosphoribosylglycinamide formyltransferase — MVVLVSGSGTLLQSILDSQDDSYRVVRVIADVDCPALERAERAGVETEVVPLSGDRAAWNVTLADAIDAASPDLIVSAGFMKILGAGVLDRFEGRIINTHPALLPAFPGAHAVRDALAYGVKVTGSTVHFIDAGVDTGAIIAQEAVAVTAEDTEASLHERIKHVERQLIVSVLRAATINDNTGQDNRKVDFIHER; from the coding sequence ATCGTCGTCCTCGTCTCCGGCAGCGGCACCCTGCTGCAGTCGATCCTGGACAGTCAGGACGATTCCTATCGGGTGGTCCGGGTCATCGCCGACGTGGACTGCCCCGCCCTCGAGCGGGCGGAACGCGCCGGAGTGGAGACCGAGGTCGTCCCGCTCAGCGGCGACCGGGCCGCCTGGAATGTCACGCTCGCGGACGCCATCGACGCCGCATCGCCGGACCTCATCGTCTCCGCCGGATTCATGAAGATCCTCGGGGCCGGGGTCCTCGACCGCTTCGAGGGCCGGATCATCAACACCCACCCGGCCCTGCTGCCTGCCTTCCCCGGCGCGCACGCCGTACGCGACGCCCTGGCCTACGGGGTCAAGGTCACCGGTTCCACGGTCCACTTCATCGATGCGGGTGTGGACACCGGGGCGATCATCGCCCAGGAGGCGGTCGCGGTCACGGCGGAGGACACGGAAGCCTCACTCCACGAGCGGATCAAACACGTCGAACGCCAGCTCATCGTGTCGGTGCTGCGGGCGGCCACCATCAATGACAACACCGGCCAGGACAACAGGAAGGTTGACTTCATCCATGAGCGATGA
- the rpsR gene encoding 30S ribosomal protein S18 produces the protein MKQRTNHKKARIEQSRRPKKNPLKAEGIEKVDYKDVKTLRLFISDRHKIRSRRVTGLTPQQQRQVATAVKNAREMALLPFTSR, from the coding sequence ATGAAGCAGCGCACCAACCACAAGAAGGCGCGGATCGAGCAGTCCCGCCGCCCCAAGAAGAACCCCCTCAAGGCTGAGGGCATTGAGAAGGTGGACTACAAGGACGTCAAGACCCTTCGTCTGTTCATCTCCGACCGCCACAAGATCCGTTCCCGCCGCGTCACCGGCCTGACCCCGCAGCAGCAGCGTCAGGTCGCCACCGCCGTGAAGAACGCACGCGAAATGGCACTCCTGCCGTTCACCAGCCGCTAA
- a CDS encoding cell division protein PerM, protein MSKKTSPQSRPRRRPRTLRGGESTPATQGRESARAATRGAAQKAGQKAAQKKITPDKDVPTTVLGRFRRFLPTVGIPNIVVVLGIIVVALAGLMFTASPLTWLPAAIAQLWLILNAAPATIDGLEIGVVPLLPALGLVALIARRIRVAVRERVSVADLLVLTACTLVIPVVLTLIAAGMMWDAGRVFDVGAPPLADAVGRTLLLHATALVIGMGGRLWGALLRRYGAPDGLVDAAVVALRILGWLAVAAAVVMVILFIMSWPRQVEVAGVYNSTAAVVAVSILSVLYLPNAVISAVAVLLGSEFHIGAASVSLFAIDLVPLPPLPLLAIIPGTASQWAVILLVAVAGITAYLVGSARLNLIQAVAAGVVAALVALVATELTSGQLAEFGDVGPMRLLTAGLALAWITGVGLVAAGVGKLADRRAPEPEAGVDADPQPDADTEPVDDGDDQVIDGEVIEDADDAVDADGADDADGADDADGADDADGTEGSEGADGDEGDVDTHEDAADAADADDAGEVEGVDDVEEPAESDESADSPESQHHDNDTVITEDAAATADAEDAEGTDVSGGTDGRKPPATD, encoded by the coding sequence ATGAGCAAAAAGACCAGCCCCCAGTCCCGGCCCCGCCGGCGTCCGCGCACGCTCCGCGGGGGTGAATCCACCCCGGCCACGCAGGGGAGGGAATCAGCCCGGGCCGCCACCCGCGGAGCAGCGCAGAAGGCCGGGCAGAAGGCCGCGCAGAAGAAGATCACACCGGACAAGGACGTGCCCACCACCGTCCTCGGCCGGTTCCGGCGTTTCCTGCCCACCGTGGGTATCCCCAACATCGTGGTCGTCCTCGGCATCATTGTCGTGGCACTCGCCGGACTGATGTTCACCGCCTCGCCGCTGACGTGGCTGCCCGCCGCCATCGCCCAGCTCTGGCTGATCCTCAACGCCGCACCCGCCACCATCGACGGCCTCGAGATCGGCGTCGTGCCACTGCTGCCCGCGCTCGGCCTCGTCGCACTCATCGCCCGCCGCATCCGGGTGGCGGTCCGCGAACGCGTGAGCGTCGCCGACCTGCTCGTGCTCACCGCCTGCACCCTCGTCATCCCCGTCGTGCTCACCCTCATCGCCGCCGGCATGATGTGGGACGCCGGCCGGGTCTTCGACGTCGGCGCCCCGCCGCTCGCCGACGCCGTCGGGCGCACCCTGCTCCTCCACGCCACCGCCCTGGTCATCGGCATGGGCGGGCGACTGTGGGGCGCGCTGCTGCGCCGCTACGGCGCACCCGACGGGCTTGTCGACGCCGCCGTGGTCGCCCTCCGCATCCTCGGCTGGCTCGCCGTGGCCGCCGCCGTCGTCATGGTGATCCTGTTCATCATGAGCTGGCCGCGCCAGGTGGAGGTCGCCGGCGTCTACAACAGCACCGCCGCCGTGGTCGCGGTGAGCATCCTCAGCGTGCTCTATCTCCCTAACGCGGTCATCTCCGCCGTCGCGGTCCTGCTGGGCTCGGAGTTCCACATCGGTGCCGCCTCCGTCTCCCTGTTCGCCATCGATCTCGTCCCGCTCCCGCCCCTGCCGCTGCTGGCGATCATTCCCGGCACGGCGAGCCAGTGGGCCGTCATCCTGCTCGTCGCGGTCGCTGGCATCACCGCCTACCTGGTGGGCTCGGCCCGGCTCAATCTCATTCAGGCGGTGGCCGCCGGTGTCGTCGCGGCCCTGGTCGCCCTGGTGGCCACCGAGCTCACCTCCGGTCAGCTCGCCGAGTTCGGTGACGTCGGGCCGATGCGTCTGCTCACCGCCGGACTCGCCCTCGCCTGGATCACCGGCGTCGGCCTCGTCGCCGCCGGCGTGGGCAAGCTGGCCGACCGGCGTGCGCCCGAGCCGGAGGCGGGGGTCGACGCTGACCCGCAACCCGACGCGGATACGGAGCCGGTGGACGACGGTGACGATCAGGTCATCGACGGGGAGGTCATTGAAGACGCTGATGACGCTGTTGACGCTGACGGCGCTGATGACGCTGACGGCGCTGATGACGCTGACGGCGCTGATGACGCTGACGGGACCGAGGGCTCCGAGGGTGCCGACGGTGACGAGGGAGACGTCGATACGCACGAGGACGCGGCGGATGCCGCGGACGCTGACGATGCTGGGGAGGTCGAGGGTGTCGACGATGTCGAGGAACCTGCGGAATCCGATGAGTCGGCGGATTCCCCCGAGTCGCAGCATCATGACAATGACACTGTAATAACAGAGGACGCTGCAGCCACAGCGGACGCAGAGGACGCAGAGGGCACTGACGTCTCAGGAGGCACAGACGGCAGGAAACCACCGGCCACGGACTAG
- a CDS encoding putative nucleotidyltransferase substrate binding domain-containing protein has product MLHQSLTELAQQASQSTSPAVARGVLAEAQDLLRNALDHRAPENELTTWFSSVVADTLTSPAGRALDPTLVPTGAVARGDATPATAVQWLSDDGSEVADLVISVGLDVGEIHPVASAPDALRIDAALDTPDAPSPSLLADALTHRPPALQLHQGLPDRATPVDITAHLLTPAVDVARWADPRQARTLDRLTGGVTNGSLTENEAFALTQAWETGIALQLRRWRDGVPGHEILVEDLPALDRSAYGAAARLVGGALRSLAARHGLSL; this is encoded by the coding sequence GTGCTGCACCAGTCCCTGACGGAGCTTGCCCAGCAGGCCTCGCAGTCCACCTCCCCCGCTGTGGCGCGCGGTGTGCTCGCGGAGGCCCAGGACCTGCTCCGCAACGCCCTCGACCACCGGGCCCCCGAGAACGAGCTGACCACCTGGTTCTCCTCGGTGGTGGCGGACACCCTCACCAGTCCGGCCGGCCGTGCGCTCGACCCCACGCTCGTGCCCACCGGCGCCGTGGCCCGTGGTGACGCCACCCCGGCCACGGCCGTGCAGTGGCTCAGCGACGACGGATCGGAGGTCGCCGACCTGGTCATTTCCGTGGGTCTCGACGTCGGTGAGATCCACCCGGTGGCGTCTGCCCCCGACGCCCTGCGTATCGACGCCGCCCTGGACACCCCCGACGCCCCGTCACCGTCCCTGCTCGCCGACGCCCTCACCCACCGCCCACCGGCCCTCCAGCTGCACCAGGGCCTGCCGGATCGGGCGACCCCGGTGGACATCACCGCCCACCTGCTCACCCCCGCGGTCGACGTCGCCCGCTGGGCTGATCCCCGGCAGGCCCGGACCCTCGACCGCCTCACCGGAGGGGTGACCAACGGCTCGCTCACCGAGAACGAGGCCTTCGCACTGACCCAGGCGTGGGAGACCGGCATCGCCCTGCAGCTGCGCCGCTGGCGCGACGGGGTGCCCGGCCACGAGATCCTCGTCGAGGACCTGCCCGCCCTCGACCGCAGCGCCTACGGTGCCGCCGCCCGCCTCGTCGGCGGAGCCCTGCGCTCGCTGGCCGCGCGCCACGGACTCTCCCTGTAA
- the istB gene encoding IS21-like element helper ATPase IstB → MTEPITAVDIITAGKATSLTAAVLAEWAEKGTPKQREYLHGLLIAEQHSRHTARSTRLLRAAKLPMIKTLDGYDWTNIGFPAGYGRDQLRCLDFLDTGGDLVFYGDVGTGKTHLACALVAQACQAGIPARFFTTASLVAHLRRAKDADRLDKELASLAKNRLLVIDEFGYLPIDTEGARLLFQVIADAYEKRSLILTTNLAFSKWGAVFGDDHMAAAVIDRIVHHGRLLHFTGESYRVKHALMT, encoded by the coding sequence ATGACAGAACCGATCACCGCGGTCGACATCATCACCGCAGGGAAAGCCACCTCGCTGACCGCGGCGGTGCTCGCGGAATGGGCTGAGAAAGGCACCCCGAAGCAACGCGAGTACCTCCACGGGCTGCTCATCGCCGAACAACACTCCCGCCACACAGCCCGTAGTACCCGGCTGCTTCGCGCGGCGAAACTACCCATGATCAAGACCCTCGACGGTTACGACTGGACCAACATCGGCTTCCCTGCCGGCTACGGTCGGGATCAGCTGCGCTGTCTGGACTTCCTCGACACCGGTGGTGATCTGGTCTTCTACGGTGATGTCGGCACTGGGAAAACACATCTGGCCTGCGCGCTGGTCGCCCAGGCCTGTCAGGCGGGCATCCCCGCGAGGTTTTTCACCACCGCCTCCCTGGTTGCGCATCTTAGGCGGGCGAAAGACGCGGACAGGCTGGATAAGGAACTGGCCAGTCTGGCGAAGAATCGGCTGCTGGTCATCGATGAATTCGGCTATTTGCCTATCGATACCGAGGGCGCGAGATTGTTGTTCCAGGTCATCGCCGACGCCTATGAAAAGCGCAGTCTGATCCTGACGACGAACCTGGCGTTTTCCAAGTGGGGTGCCGTCTTCGGTGATGATCATATGGCCGCCGCGGTCATCGACCGGATCGTCCACCACGGCAGGCTCCTGCACTTCACGGGCGAGTCCTACCGCGTCAAGCACGCCCTGATGACCTGA
- a CDS encoding ABC transporter ATP-binding protein, with translation MRDRHVPHLPRPLELQDVTGVFGTGPRRVTALDHVSVAVQPGKLIAVMGPSGSGKSTLLNVAGLLLAPTTGRVLVDGADTADLSPARTAHLRRTRIGLVFQHFNLVPTLTVGENVSLPLELDGLSPADCRTAAEVALAEVGLEGLADRFPGEISGGQAQRVAIARALIGQRSVILADEPTGALDTATADQVLRILRDRVDAGAAGLLVTHEPRFAGWADRVVLMRDGRIEES, from the coding sequence ATGCGTGACCGCCATGTCCCCCACCTCCCCCGCCCGCTCGAGCTGCAGGACGTCACGGGCGTGTTCGGCACCGGCCCCCGCCGGGTGACCGCGCTGGATCACGTCTCCGTCGCTGTCCAGCCGGGCAAACTCATCGCCGTCATGGGCCCGTCCGGCTCCGGCAAGTCCACCCTCCTCAACGTCGCCGGCCTGCTGCTGGCGCCGACCACCGGGCGCGTGCTCGTCGACGGTGCCGACACCGCCGACCTGTCCCCCGCCCGCACGGCGCACCTGCGGCGCACCCGCATCGGTCTGGTGTTCCAGCACTTCAACCTCGTCCCCACCCTCACCGTCGGGGAGAACGTCTCCCTCCCCCTCGAACTCGACGGTCTCTCCCCCGCCGACTGCCGCACCGCCGCCGAGGTGGCCCTCGCTGAGGTCGGCCTCGAGGGTCTGGCCGACCGGTTCCCGGGGGAGATCTCCGGCGGCCAGGCCCAGCGCGTGGCCATCGCCCGGGCGCTGATCGGTCAACGCAGCGTCATCCTCGCGGACGAGCCGACGGGAGCGCTCGACACCGCCACCGCCGACCAGGTGCTGCGTATCCTGCGGGACCGGGTGGATGCGGGGGCCGCGGGCCTGCTGGTCACCCACGAGCCGCGTTTCGCCGGCTGGGCCGACCGGGTGGTCCTCATGCGTGACGGCCGGATCGAGGAGTCATGA
- a CDS encoding TetR/AcrR family transcriptional regulator — translation MAGHVGRPRKKSPKRRGSTAREEILDASAELFTTKGFATTSTHQIADAVGIRQASLYYHFPSKTEIFLTLLNSTIEPSTTLAAALGESDASPTLRLWSLVAAESRLLLSTRWNVGRLYQLPVAASEEFAEYHSQRAELRDIFRSLAADIVGTDDPRIDLPFHIALSAIEMRPNNGESPAPLSEEELPEVSVMLADAALDILHAELPDDRVARTLELIRLAGETED, via the coding sequence ATGGCCGGACATGTGGGCCGTCCCCGCAAGAAGAGCCCCAAGCGGCGCGGTTCAACCGCCCGGGAGGAGATCCTCGACGCATCCGCCGAGCTGTTCACCACCAAGGGTTTCGCCACCACCTCGACGCACCAGATCGCCGATGCCGTGGGGATCCGCCAGGCGTCCCTGTACTACCACTTCCCGTCGAAGACGGAGATCTTCCTGACGCTGCTCAACTCCACCATCGAGCCGTCCACCACCCTGGCCGCCGCACTCGGCGAATCCGACGCCTCCCCCACCCTGCGCCTGTGGTCACTCGTCGCCGCCGAATCCCGGCTCCTGCTGTCCACCCGGTGGAACGTCGGACGCCTCTACCAGCTGCCCGTCGCCGCCTCCGAGGAGTTCGCCGAGTACCACTCCCAGCGCGCCGAGCTGCGGGACATCTTCCGTTCTCTGGCCGCCGACATCGTCGGCACGGATGATCCCCGCATCGACCTGCCGTTCCACATCGCCCTCTCGGCGATCGAGATGCGCCCCAACAACGGTGAATCCCCCGCTCCGCTGTCCGAGGAGGAACTGCCGGAGGTCTCGGTCATGCTCGCCGACGCCGCCCTGGACATCCTCCACGCCGAGCTTCCCGACGACCGCGTGGCCCGCACCCTCGAACTGATCCGCCTGGCCGGTGAAACTGAGGATTAG
- a CDS encoding PadR family transcriptional regulator, whose protein sequence is MSIKHSLLALLVDGPRSASQLQQRFSDATEGVWPLNIGQVTQTLARLERDGLIVVDGQITGANGHITDTWRLTDDGHELLARWWDTPVQRPRAERDELVIKVALAAQCRSDRLIPLLDDQRRFVITELRELTRASRGMAVSRTADRLHLERRIFELEAEARWLDRVESLTQPDTSDSSDSPDASDASAKDA, encoded by the coding sequence ATGTCCATCAAGCACTCCCTGCTTGCCCTGCTGGTCGACGGACCCCGGTCCGCCAGCCAACTCCAGCAGCGGTTCAGCGACGCCACAGAGGGTGTCTGGCCGCTCAACATCGGCCAGGTCACCCAGACCCTCGCACGCCTGGAACGGGACGGCCTCATCGTCGTCGACGGCCAGATCACCGGCGCGAACGGCCACATCACCGACACCTGGCGCCTTACCGACGACGGCCACGAGCTCCTGGCCCGCTGGTGGGACACCCCGGTCCAGCGTCCCCGGGCCGAGCGCGATGAACTCGTGATCAAGGTCGCGCTGGCGGCCCAGTGCCGCAGTGACCGCCTCATCCCGCTGCTCGACGACCAGCGTCGCTTCGTCATCACCGAGCTGCGTGAGCTCACCCGGGCCTCCCGGGGGATGGCGGTCAGCCGCACCGCGGACCGCCTCCACCTGGAGCGCCGCATCTTCGAACTCGAGGCCGAGGCCCGCTGGCTCGACCGCGTGGAATCACTGACCCAACCCGACACCTCCGACTCCTCCGACTCCCCCGACGCCTCCGACGCCTCAGCGAAGGATGCGTGA
- a CDS encoding serine/threonine-protein kinase, with translation MNSSDFRDTLTARHGYTDIVEIGRGGMGVVFRAWDPKLRRNVAVKQLSTELLDEESGRRRFESEMVTLGRISHSAVVKIHFADFTDTGDAYFVMDYIPGQDLGSLLRQRREWNLRFTVQETVDILRPVAAALDFLHLQMDPPIIHRDIKPGNILIPSGAAMEAKSLLTDFGISLSAEDTRITSLSMMIGTEKYYAPELFPGGVAGSEGVVHNQPTAATDNYALTLIAFEMLSLHSLQDTMSRDQWGQHQRPFPSFAELGLNPRDLGDAAGVEKVFRKALNPVPAYRYPTATAFIQELVKTGNRPSISNPPRPPSREEGSATTAVPVLAVAPPAQKAGLGPWAMTGLASIAVLLSGILGAGIWFAANHPAWEEAERPVVQAFPDLLPRFQELSGWNGLSCAPGEGEEGMSAVIDCHSGDTRVRAIDFGNRDNRDAFETDGQRVVWSNGTCEVHSVERDGGYLVVPQLNPARFALTVDGPEAEQLRFQLPVC, from the coding sequence GTGAACTCCTCCGACTTCCGCGACACCCTCACCGCCCGGCACGGTTACACCGACATCGTCGAGATCGGCCGCGGCGGCATGGGGGTGGTGTTCCGCGCCTGGGACCCGAAACTCCGCCGCAACGTGGCGGTCAAGCAGTTGTCCACGGAACTGCTGGATGAGGAGTCGGGACGTCGTCGCTTCGAATCGGAGATGGTCACCCTCGGCCGGATCAGCCACTCGGCGGTGGTCAAGATCCACTTCGCCGATTTCACCGACACCGGTGACGCCTACTTCGTCATGGACTACATCCCGGGCCAGGACCTCGGCTCGCTGCTGCGGCAGCGCCGGGAATGGAACCTGCGGTTCACGGTCCAGGAGACGGTGGACATCCTCCGCCCCGTCGCCGCGGCCCTGGACTTCCTGCACCTGCAGATGGACCCGCCGATCATCCACCGCGACATCAAGCCGGGCAACATCCTCATCCCCTCGGGTGCGGCGATGGAGGCGAAGAGTCTGCTCACTGACTTCGGCATTAGCCTCTCGGCGGAGGACACCCGCATCACGTCCCTGTCGATGATGATCGGCACCGAGAAGTACTACGCACCTGAGCTGTTCCCGGGTGGCGTCGCCGGCAGTGAGGGAGTCGTGCACAACCAACCCACCGCGGCCACCGACAACTATGCCCTCACCCTCATCGCCTTCGAGATGCTCTCCCTGCACTCCCTGCAGGACACGATGAGCCGGGACCAGTGGGGTCAGCACCAGCGGCCCTTCCCCAGCTTCGCGGAGCTCGGACTGAACCCGCGGGACCTCGGTGACGCGGCGGGTGTGGAGAAGGTGTTCCGCAAGGCTCTCAATCCGGTGCCCGCCTACCGCTACCCCACGGCTACCGCCTTCATCCAGGAACTGGTGAAGACCGGGAACCGGCCGTCCATCTCGAACCCGCCACGCCCACCGTCCCGGGAGGAAGGCAGCGCCACTACCGCGGTGCCGGTGCTGGCGGTCGCCCCGCCCGCGCAGAAGGCCGGACTGGGGCCGTGGGCGATGACCGGGCTTGCCTCCATCGCGGTCCTGCTCTCCGGCATCCTCGGCGCGGGCATCTGGTTCGCCGCCAATCACCCGGCCTGGGAGGAGGCGGAACGCCCCGTTGTGCAGGCCTTCCCCGACCTGCTGCCCCGGTTCCAGGAACTCAGTGGCTGGAACGGCCTGTCCTGCGCACCGGGTGAGGGGGAGGAAGGAATGTCCGCGGTCATCGACTGTCACAGCGGAGACACTCGGGTACGTGCCATCGACTTCGGCAATCGTGACAACCGGGACGCCTTCGAGACCGACGGTCAGCGGGTGGTGTGGAGCAACGGCACCTGTGAGGTCCACAGCGTCGAACGCGACGGCGGTTACCTCGTTGTCCCGCAGCTCAACCCCGCACGATTCGCGCTGACGGTGGACGGGCCCGAGGCCGAACAACTGCGATTTCAGCTACCCGTCTGCTGA
- the purH gene encoding bifunctional phosphoribosylaminoimidazolecarboxamide formyltransferase/IMP cyclohydrolase — translation MSDDRKVIKRALISVYDKTGIEELAKALHDAGVEIVSTGSTAGRIADQGIPVTPVENLTGFPECLEGRVKTLHPKVHAGILADTRKDDHLSQLTDLGVEPFQLVVVNLYPFSETVASGASFDECVEQIDIGGPSMVRAAAKNHPSVAVVVDPARYSDVAAALADGGFTREQRTRLALDAFRHTAAYDVAVATWLGEQAAGEDETFPAWIGSSHELAHTLRYGENPHQAAALYADKGACGLANAEQLHGKEMSYNNYQDADAAWRAAWDHERACVAIIKHANPCGIAVSDTSIADAHRRAHACDPMSAFGGVIAANREVTVAMAEQVADIFTEVIIAPSYASGAVDVLARKKNLRVLQAEPLTRSGLETKEISGGVLVQERDALQAEGDTAANWTLAAGQAVNEQVLADLQFAWTAVRAVKSNAILISKDGATVGVGMGQVNRVDSAKLAVERANTLAGDANRTKGSVAASDAFFPFADGFEVLANAGVKAVVQPGGSIRDDEVIAAAEKAGVTMYFTGARHFAH, via the coding sequence ATGAGCGATGATCGCAAGGTAATCAAGCGTGCACTAATCAGTGTCTACGACAAGACCGGAATCGAGGAGCTGGCGAAGGCCCTGCACGACGCCGGTGTGGAGATCGTCTCCACCGGTTCCACCGCCGGCCGCATCGCCGATCAGGGCATCCCCGTCACCCCCGTCGAGAATCTCACCGGGTTCCCCGAGTGCCTCGAGGGCCGGGTGAAGACCCTCCACCCGAAGGTCCACGCCGGCATCCTCGCCGACACCCGCAAGGACGATCACCTCTCCCAGCTCACCGACCTCGGTGTCGAGCCCTTCCAGCTCGTCGTGGTCAACCTCTACCCCTTCTCGGAGACGGTCGCCTCCGGCGCCTCCTTCGACGAGTGCGTCGAGCAGATCGACATCGGCGGCCCCTCCATGGTCCGCGCCGCCGCCAAGAACCACCCGTCCGTCGCCGTCGTCGTCGACCCGGCCCGCTACTCCGACGTCGCCGCGGCACTCGCCGACGGCGGTTTCACCCGCGAGCAGCGCACCCGCCTGGCTCTCGACGCCTTCCGCCACACCGCCGCCTACGACGTCGCCGTCGCCACCTGGCTCGGCGAGCAGGCCGCCGGCGAGGACGAGACCTTCCCCGCCTGGATCGGTTCCTCCCACGAACTGGCCCACACCCTGCGGTACGGCGAGAACCCCCACCAGGCGGCCGCCCTCTACGCCGACAAGGGTGCCTGTGGTCTGGCCAACGCCGAGCAGCTGCACGGCAAGGAGATGAGCTACAACAACTACCAGGACGCCGACGCCGCCTGGCGCGCCGCCTGGGACCACGAGCGCGCGTGCGTGGCCATCATCAAGCACGCCAACCCCTGCGGCATCGCCGTCTCCGACACCTCCATCGCCGACGCCCACCGCCGCGCCCACGCCTGCGACCCGATGTCCGCCTTCGGTGGCGTCATCGCCGCCAACCGCGAGGTCACCGTCGCCATGGCCGAGCAGGTCGCCGACATCTTCACCGAGGTCATCATCGCCCCGTCCTACGCCTCCGGCGCCGTCGACGTCCTCGCCCGGAAGAAGAACCTCCGCGTCCTCCAGGCCGAGCCGCTGACCCGCTCCGGTCTGGAGACCAAGGAGATCTCCGGTGGCGTCCTCGTCCAGGAGCGCGACGCCCTGCAGGCCGAGGGTGACACCGCCGCGAACTGGACCCTCGCAGCCGGCCAGGCCGTTAACGAGCAGGTCCTCGCTGACCTGCAGTTCGCCTGGACCGCGGTGCGTGCCGTCAAGTCCAATGCCATCCTCATCTCCAAGGACGGCGCCACCGTCGGCGTCGGCATGGGTCAGGTCAACCGCGTCGACTCCGCCAAGTTGGCCGTCGAGCGCGCCAACACCCTCGCCGGTGACGCCAACCGCACCAAGGGGTCAGTCGCCGCATCCGACGCGTTCTTCCCCTTCGCCGACGGCTTCGAGGTGCTCGCGAACGCCGGCGTCAAGGCCGTCGTCCAGCCCGGCGGCTCCATCCGTGATGACGAAGTCATCGCCGCCGCCGAGAAGGCCGGCGTGACCATGTACTTCACCGGGGCACGCCACTTCGCCCACTGA
- a CDS encoding M23 family metallopeptidase has product MRTKTQRVTGGKHRKITTSQTTKGRIALVAVATGTVSSAGIGGAAAASLQAQPESPAVEVNDIELAADPVAVAEAAAPQILAISEFKPVANIEDQLTKAVEHSMERAQADLAMRTPSVVKPAEGVFTSGYGPRWGTLHAGIDIANAVGTPILAVMDGVVIDSGPASGYGNWIRIQHEDGSISVYGHMETLAVGVGQSVVAGQNIAGMGNRGFSTGSHLHFEIHPAGGGAVDPVPWFAERGVTIQ; this is encoded by the coding sequence ATGCGAACGAAGACTCAGCGGGTTACCGGGGGCAAGCACCGCAAGATCACGACCTCGCAGACCACCAAGGGTCGGATCGCACTGGTGGCGGTCGCCACCGGCACTGTCTCCTCCGCCGGCATCGGCGGCGCTGCCGCAGCTTCCCTGCAGGCCCAGCCGGAGTCCCCCGCCGTCGAGGTCAACGACATCGAACTCGCCGCCGATCCGGTGGCCGTGGCCGAGGCCGCCGCCCCGCAGATCCTGGCCATCTCCGAGTTCAAGCCGGTCGCCAACATCGAGGACCAGCTGACCAAGGCCGTCGAGCACAGCATGGAGCGCGCCCAGGCCGATCTGGCCATGCGCACCCCCTCCGTGGTCAAGCCCGCCGAGGGCGTCTTCACCTCCGGTTACGGCCCGCGCTGGGGCACCCTCCACGCCGGCATCGACATCGCCAACGCCGTGGGCACCCCGATCCTCGCCGTCATGGACGGTGTGGTCATCGACTCCGGTCCCGCCTCCGGTTACGGCAACTGGATCCGTATCCAGCACGAGGACGGCTCCATCTCCGTCTACGGCCACATGGAGACCCTCGCCGTGGGCGTCGGCCAGTCCGTCGTCGCCGGCCAGAACATCGCAGGCATGGGTAACCGTGGTTTCTCCACCGGCTCCCACCTGCACTTCGAGATCCACCCGGCCGGCGGCGGCGCCGTCGATCCGGTTCCGTGGTTCGCCGAGCGCGGCGTCACCATCCAGTAG
- a CDS encoding DNA-binding response regulator, which produces MTSPDLPAPPLRIDDLLGNYVILDPTMQATVGRSGSFPVGTDDRYLHRILFQVWYSGQGWFLGNRGSHITLDVESRSVRTRSRASVGPGSIIPLPAGPSAVAFSTPERTYELHIDIPTSGLQRPQPVQPDEGTEATYERHTPTLEQRQLMDVLAEPLLKFAGASESDIPTVKEVAETLGWSEKKTHQKIERLCARLAQDGAGVYKPYRLFLAHYAAAQRRR; this is translated from the coding sequence GTGACTTCGCCTGACCTGCCGGCGCCCCCGCTGCGTATCGACGATCTACTGGGCAACTACGTCATCCTCGACCCCACGATGCAGGCCACCGTCGGGCGTTCCGGCAGCTTCCCCGTGGGCACCGACGACCGCTACCTGCACCGCATTCTCTTTCAGGTCTGGTACAGCGGGCAGGGCTGGTTCCTGGGCAACCGGGGCTCCCACATCACCCTCGACGTCGAGTCGCGCAGTGTGCGTACCCGCAGTCGGGCGAGCGTGGGGCCGGGGTCGATCATCCCGCTGCCGGCCGGGCCCAGCGCGGTGGCCTTCAGCACCCCGGAACGCACCTACGAGCTGCACATCGACATCCCCACCAGTGGTCTGCAGCGGCCCCAGCCGGTCCAGCCCGACGAGGGGACCGAGGCCACCTACGAACGCCACACGCCGACGCTCGAGCAGCGCCAGCTCATGGACGTCCTCGCAGAGCCGCTGCTGAAGTTCGCCGGCGCCTCTGAGTCGGACATTCCCACGGTCAAGGAGGTGGCGGAGACTCTCGGCTGGTCGGAGAAGAAGACCCACCAGAAGATCGAACGGCTCTGCGCCCGCCTGGCCCAGGACGGCGCAGGTGTGTACAAACCCTACCGCCTGTTCCTCGCCCACTACGCCGCGGCCCAGCGCCGACGCTGA